A region of the Oncorhynchus gorbuscha isolate QuinsamMale2020 ecotype Even-year linkage group LG02, OgorEven_v1.0, whole genome shotgun sequence genome:
ACTTTTGGATTTGGTGCATGGCCACAGTAGTGTCACCATAACAAGTCATTCATACTTCTTACAGCAGCATAGAAACACTCTCACAAAGCTAAATCAACTCACAGTACACAGGAATCAGGCCTTGCCAACATGGACATGGAGACAAATCCATTTCTCTAACAACTATACTGTAATTACCAGTCATGAGGCAGCTGGGAATGGAAATGGTGTCCTCAGCCTCTCTGCATGTTTCTGCTTGTCTGATGGTCAGTCTAATTTCTGActctatgactctctctctctatcagatgATGTGCGTCTCTTTGGCTTTGTGCGGATCACGACGGGTGACGCCATGAGCAAGCGTGCCAAGTTCACCCTCATCACCTGGATAGGGGAAAACGTGAGCGGCCTGCAGCGTGCCAAGATCAGCACTGACAAGACATTGGTGAAAGACATTGTCCAGGTTAGGGACTCTGTTCTCACACATACTCACATGATTCCTTTACAAATATCAAATATTAATGTTCTGTTAAAATACAGTACATTAAATGGTAAATAAAGTATAGAAAATTACCTTCGTTTGTCTATCTTTTTTCAACACTTTTTCTCTTAAATTCCTCCTCTGTTTGTCTCCTGCAGAACTTTGCCAAGGAGTTCATGATCAGTGATCCTCGTGAGCTGGAGGAGGACTACATTCGCACCGAGCTGAAGAAGGCGGGTGGGGCCAACTATGACGCccagggagagtagaggagagtccACCAGGGCGGAGCAGGGGAGCGGCTGCTACCttttgggggagggaggggtattCATGcctggatgagggagagagggggatatatatacacacacacacacacacacacacacacatgtacaaacacttacacactggtacacacattaacacacacacactctcacaaaaAAGCATGTTGAGACACACTCAGACATATATATGGCTATAGTCCTATCCTCAGCCCTCTCACCTGTACGGTCATGGATGattatctactgtactgtgcatCATCTCACTATCATCTCAGCTGCAGAGCAACGTTACGAACTCTCTCAATCTGGGGGGCTGTGTTTGTGTTACAACtggataagaaacattactgtacTGTTTGTCAGAACAAGGGCAAGGGCCTCTATCTGATTTAACTTGTCATCATTGTGCTTTTACTGTATTCTTCTGTGGTTGTAGTCCAAACATGCATCCTTGGCAATAGAGGTCTTTCCTGCCCAGCTTTTCTCATCTCCCAATCCACCCCCAAGATATACCCCACTGTGTTAACTGCCTTAATCTCCCATGGAGAGAGGGGCATcatgggaggtgtgtgtgtttgtggacacTACACTGTGATTGGCTATCCTCCACTCATGGGGGTGAGACTATGATTTGCCTATGGCCCACAAACCAATGGGACAGGGCTGTAGCACTTTCAGTTAGCCCAACCCAGGAGCAGCCATTTCTCTAGTGTAGCCTCTTTTTATTTGGATTAAACTCCAAAaaggaatgtttttttttaaagattacttttattttctataaCCTTTGATTTATTATTGAGAGCAAATTTATCTAGGAGATTTGAGGAGACTTTTAAAAACTGAACTTGGGCACATGATCAATCATTTcagaataaaaaaaatgttttttcaaGCTCGCTGGTCTCTTTGTTTGTGTCTAAAGCTCTCATTTACATGGACAGGAGGGCTCTTTGGGTGATGTGAGAATAAGGTAAATTAGTTTCGAGGTGGTGGTGAGAC
Encoded here:
- the LOC124000065 gene encoding coactosin-like protein; protein product: MATRIDKEACREAYNLVRDDNTEINWAAFKYEGHMIVPAGQGTDYEEFKSQCTDDVRLFGFVRITTGDAMSKRAKFTLITWIGENVSGLQRAKISTDKTLVKDIVQNFAKEFMISDPRELEEDYIRTELKKAGGANYDAQGE